TCCAGCCCGAGATCCTCCGGTTCAAGATCTTCGAACCGGTGCTTCTCCTCGGGAAGCACCGTTTCGCCGGCGTGGACATGAGGATCCGCGTTAACGGCGGTGGTCACACTTCACAGGTCTACGCGATTCGTCAGAGTATCGCTAAGGCGTTGGTTGCGTTTTATCAGAAGTATGTGGATGAGCAGTCGAAGAAGGAGGTGAAGGATATTTTGATTAGGTATGATAGGACTCTGCTGGTGGCGGATCCGAGGAGGTGCGAGCCGAAGAAGTTTGGTGGGCGTGGTGCTCGTTCTCGTTTCCAGAAGAGTTACCG
The Brassica napus cultivar Da-Ae chromosome A1, Da-Ae, whole genome shotgun sequence DNA segment above includes these coding regions:
- the LOC106365674 gene encoding 40S ribosomal protein S16-3; translated protein: MATKPAKQSVQCFGRKKTAVAVTHCKPGCGLIKLNGSPIELFQPEILRFKIFEPVLLLGKHRFAGVDMRIRVNGGGHTSQVYAIRQSIAKALVAFYQKYVDEQSKKEVKDILIRYDRTLLVADPRRCEPKKFGGRGARSRFQKSYR